The proteins below come from a single Drosophila busckii strain San Diego stock center, stock number 13000-0081.31 chromosome X, ASM1175060v1, whole genome shotgun sequence genomic window:
- the LOC108605086 gene encoding sporozoite surface protein 2: MTTKLTKILLILVLSALVDTRSSALPTNAQIIAVSCSGKEAICVGPASYQLCEADVAYGGVIPCPVNTRCISDGMEICVPLKSDADASSSAAVAKMTTVTDAPPALGGLAAIVESTTSADANGLPSTTEGLPTKPTKPTTAAPVTSTELPLTTTAAPVETTTDTPWETTTQLITETTSGNTNAPESTLPAVTETTTDAAWDWDTTTVEPQCAFDPNAPVDPNAPVDPNAPVDPNAPVDPNAPVDPNIPVDPNAPVDPNAPVDPNAPVDPNAPVDPNAPVDPNAPVDPNAPVDPNAPVDPNAPVDPNEPANPTSPSVDPNNPEDPNAPINPTSDPNAPVRPTKPSGTTASPVDPISPVDPNEPLTTTNAPLDPNNPLDTTAAPGEPNTTIDPNTTEDPNAPVDPNAPVDPNAPVDPNAPVDPNAPV, from the exons ATGACAACGAAGTTAACCAAAATTTTACTGATACTCGTG TTGTCCGCATTGGTCGACACTCGCAGCTCTGCTCTACCGACCAATGCGCAGATTATCGCTGTCAGCTGTAGCGGCAAGGAGGCCATTTGTGTGGGCCCAGCCAGCTATCAGCTCTGCGAAGCGGATGTGGCCTACGGCGGAGTTATTCCCTGTCCGGTCAACACACGTTGCATCAGCGATGGCATGGAGATCTGCGTGCCTCTCAAGTCTGATGCAGATGCATcgtcttctgctgctgttgccaagaTGACGACGGTTACAGATGCGCCGCCGGCTCTGGGTGGCCTTGCAGCGATTGTGGAGTCAACGACGAGTGCCGACGCCAATGGCTTGCCCAGCACCACTGAAGGTCTTCCGACTAAACCAACCAAACCAACAACTGCTGCCCCAGTGACAAGCACAGAGTTGCCTTTGACGACTACAGCTGCGCCAGTTGAGACCACCACAGATACTCCATGGGAAACTACCACCCAACTGATTACTGAGACCACATCTGGCAATACCAATGCGCCTGAGTCAACATTACCTGCCGTAACGGAGACTACAACAGATGCTGCATGGGACTGGGATACCACAACAGTTGAACCCCAATGCGCCT TTGATCCCAACGCGCCAGTAGATCCGAATGCTCCAGTTGATCCCAATGCGCCTGTTGATCCCAACGCGCCTGTCGATCCCAATGCGCCAGTTGATCCCAACATACCTGTAGATCCGAATGCTCCAGTTGATCCCAATGCGCCTGTTGATCCAAACGCACCTGTAGATCCAAATGCTCCAGTTGATCCCAACGCACCTGTAGATCCGAATGCGCCCGTAGATCCAAATGCACCAGTTGACCCCAATGCACCAGTTGATCCCAATGCACCTGTTGACCCCAACGAGCCTGCGAATCCAACTAGTCCATCAGTCGATCCCAATAATCCCGAAGACCCAAATGCTCCAATTAATCCAACATCGGATCCTAACGCACCTGTGAGGCCCACTAAGCCATCGGGAACCACCGCTTCTCCTGTAGATCCCATCTCTCCAGTTGACCCCAACGAGCCACTGACAACTACAAACGCCCCTCTCGACCCAAACAATCCGCTTGATACAACTGCTGCCCCTGGTGAGCCCAACACTACGATCGACCCTAATACGACAGAGGACCCCAATGCGCCAGTTGATCCCAATGCGCCAGTTGATCCCAATGCGCCTGTTGATCCCAACGCGCCTGTAGATCCCAACGCACCAGTTTGA